The Streptomyces sp. RKAG293 genome includes a region encoding these proteins:
- a CDS encoding transglycosylase family protein, which produces MPLRGRHRRYRPSRVSQASLTVTAGGAGLALPLISVSGAAAAPLSTWDKVAQCESTQDWSINTGNGYYGGLQFASSTWKAYGGTAYASRADLASKSEQIAVAEKVLRGQGPGAWPVCGPRAGLTRDSAAPQQAPAHPKKTTPVKTPVKVSTKAAPAKPAPAAKPSSPATPGRTTADAYVVVSGDTLSGIAADHHTKGGWPQLYSANRQVVGGDPDLILPGQHLSLTGTKGPVARTQAPAAKPQQHAKAAPAQAPAKPVATHKAAQKPAQRPAQSGSQTFMAPVSGVSPSTPYHASGASWSSGYHTGVDFPVSTGTSVKAVGNGTVVSAGWGGAYGYQVVIRHPDGRYSQYGHLSQLSVRAGQPVNRGQQIGRSGSTGNATGPHLHFEIRTGPEYGSDINPLTYLRAHGVSI; this is translated from the coding sequence ATGCCCTTACGTGGTCGTCACCGCCGCTACCGGCCCAGCCGGGTCTCGCAGGCCTCCCTGACCGTCACCGCCGGCGGAGCGGGTCTCGCCCTGCCGCTGATCAGCGTCAGCGGCGCGGCGGCCGCGCCGCTCAGCACCTGGGACAAGGTCGCGCAGTGCGAGAGTACCCAGGACTGGAGCATCAACACCGGTAACGGCTACTACGGCGGGCTGCAGTTCGCGTCGAGCACCTGGAAGGCCTACGGCGGCACCGCGTACGCCTCCCGCGCCGACCTCGCGTCGAAGTCCGAGCAGATCGCCGTCGCGGAGAAGGTGCTGCGCGGCCAGGGACCGGGAGCATGGCCGGTGTGCGGCCCCCGGGCCGGGCTCACCCGCGACAGCGCGGCCCCGCAACAGGCCCCGGCGCACCCGAAGAAGACCACCCCCGTGAAGACACCGGTGAAGGTCTCCACCAAGGCCGCGCCCGCCAAGCCGGCGCCGGCCGCCAAGCCCTCCTCGCCCGCGACGCCCGGCAGGACCACGGCCGACGCGTACGTGGTCGTCAGCGGCGACACGCTGTCCGGTATCGCCGCGGACCATCACACCAAGGGCGGCTGGCCCCAGCTGTACTCCGCCAACCGGCAGGTCGTCGGCGGCGACCCGGACCTGATCCTCCCCGGCCAGCACCTCAGCCTCACCGGTACCAAGGGACCGGTGGCCAGGACCCAGGCGCCCGCCGCGAAGCCGCAGCAGCACGCGAAAGCGGCACCCGCCCAGGCCCCCGCCAAGCCGGTGGCGACCCACAAGGCGGCGCAGAAGCCGGCCCAGAGGCCGGCGCAGTCCGGATCGCAGACCTTCATGGCACCGGTCAGCGGGGTCAGCCCGAGCACCCCGTACCACGCCTCCGGCGCCAGTTGGTCGAGCGGCTACCACACCGGCGTCGACTTCCCGGTCTCCACGGGCACCTCGGTGAAGGCCGTCGGCAACGGGACGGTCGTCTCCGCCGGCTGGGGCGGCGCGTACGGCTACCAGGTCGTCATCCGGCACCCCGACGGCAGGTACAGCCAGTACGGGCACCTGTCGCAACTGTCCGTACGGGCCGGGCAGCCCGTCAACCGCGGTCAGCAGATCGGCCGTTCCGGTTCCACCGGCAACGCCACAGGACCGCATCTGCACTTCGAGATCCGCACCGGGCCCGAGTACGGCTCGGACATCAACCCCCTCACCTACCTGCGGGCACACGGCGTCAGCATCTGA
- a CDS encoding lipase family protein: MSRSARTAQGNRTARGNRTARAAATALVIALVAGVPAAALAADGRPAAATSAARHADGRGTLLSAVPVALLNRTQTDSYVASQGFEVPGARYATASYRITYRTIGADGRPATASGLVALPVGGPRELRTVSYEHGTRAEKKGVASTDPDTADRAVAVLFAGAGFAAVAPDYLGLGTGPGHHPYMDIGTETSASLDMLRAARTFAAGHGRTLERQVLVTGFSQGGVATMGLGRALQGGADPYFRLQALAPVSGPFDARGAELPAAFDGRLDPAIAAYYLGYFTTSWNRLHPLYGSTSEAFLPPYDRTVEQLFDGSHSDAEILGALPGDPRKLFTPAFIDTLRHPTGAFAEALRVGDSTCSDWTPRVPVRIFASGTDRDVAVANSEHCQAQLRANGVHAPLLPAGDAGHLSTPFVAYPQILSWFEELRRS, translated from the coding sequence ATGTCCCGCTCCGCTCGCACCGCCCAAGGCAACCGCACCGCCCGCGGCAACCGCACCGCCCGGGCCGCGGCCACCGCGCTCGTCATCGCCCTCGTCGCCGGCGTGCCGGCCGCCGCACTGGCCGCTGACGGCCGCCCCGCGGCGGCCACCTCGGCCGCTCGACACGCGGACGGCCGCGGCACGTTGCTCTCCGCCGTGCCCGTCGCCCTGCTGAACCGTACGCAGACGGACTCCTATGTCGCGAGCCAGGGGTTCGAGGTGCCCGGCGCGCGGTACGCGACCGCCTCGTACCGCATCACGTACCGCACGATCGGCGCCGACGGCCGGCCGGCCACCGCCAGCGGCCTCGTCGCCCTGCCGGTCGGAGGTCCCCGCGAGTTGCGGACCGTCTCCTACGAACACGGCACGCGCGCCGAGAAGAAGGGCGTGGCCTCCACGGACCCGGACACCGCGGACCGCGCGGTCGCGGTGCTGTTCGCGGGCGCCGGGTTCGCCGCCGTCGCCCCCGACTACCTCGGACTGGGCACCGGCCCCGGACACCACCCGTACATGGACATCGGCACGGAGACCAGCGCCTCGCTAGACATGCTGCGCGCGGCCCGCACGTTCGCCGCCGGCCACGGCCGGACGCTGGAGCGGCAGGTGCTGGTCACCGGATTCTCCCAGGGCGGGGTGGCCACGATGGGGCTCGGCCGGGCGCTGCAGGGCGGGGCCGACCCGTACTTCAGGCTGCAGGCGCTCGCCCCGGTCAGCGGCCCGTTCGACGCGCGCGGCGCGGAGCTTCCTGCCGCGTTCGATGGCCGCCTCGACCCGGCCATCGCGGCCTACTACCTCGGCTACTTCACGACGTCCTGGAACCGGCTGCACCCGCTCTACGGTTCGACCTCCGAGGCGTTCCTGCCGCCCTACGACCGGACCGTGGAGCAGCTCTTCGACGGCAGCCACAGCGACGCGGAGATCCTCGGGGCGCTGCCCGGCGACCCGCGCAAGCTGTTCACCCCGGCCTTCATCGACACACTGCGGCACCCCACGGGGGCCTTCGCCGAGGCGCTGCGCGTCGGGGACTCCACCTGCTCGGATTGGACGCCGCGGGTGCCGGTGCGGATCTTCGCCTCCGGCACCGACCGGGACGTGGCGGTCGCCAACAGCGAGCACTGCCAGGCGCAGCTGCGGGCGAACGGGGTGCACGCGCCCCTCCTCCCTGCGGGCGATGCGGGGCACTTGTCGACGCCGTTCGTGGCCTATCCGCAGATCCTGAGCTGGTTCGAGGAACTGCGCAGGAGCTGA
- a CDS encoding chitosanase: MNDHRAGRSRKRLTLLIATGLLAAGATPLVIAANGNAATPVAAHSAGVKAAAGVGLDDAHKKDIAMQLVSSAENSSLDWKSQYKYIEDIGDGRGYTAGIIGFCSGTGDMLDLVQLYTDRKPGNALAKYLPALRKVNGTESHSGLGSAFESAWKTAAKDAAFQTAQNDERDRVYFNPAVNQAKSDGLRALGQFAYYDAIVMHGPGDDSTSFGGIRKTAMKKAKTPAQGGNETTYLNAFLDARKAAMKTEEAHSDTSRVDTEQRVFLQKGNFDLNPPLSWKVYGDSYNIAN; the protein is encoded by the coding sequence GTGAACGACCACCGCGCAGGACGATCCCGTAAGCGCCTGACCCTTCTCATAGCCACCGGACTGCTGGCAGCAGGCGCCACCCCCCTGGTGATCGCGGCCAACGGCAACGCCGCGACGCCGGTGGCCGCGCACAGTGCCGGTGTCAAGGCCGCGGCGGGCGTCGGTCTCGACGACGCCCACAAGAAGGACATCGCGATGCAGCTGGTCTCCAGCGCCGAGAACTCCTCGCTGGACTGGAAGTCGCAGTACAAGTACATCGAGGACATCGGCGACGGCCGCGGCTACACCGCCGGCATCATCGGCTTCTGTTCCGGCACCGGCGACATGCTGGACCTCGTTCAGCTGTACACGGACCGCAAGCCCGGCAACGCCCTCGCCAAGTACCTCCCCGCGCTGCGCAAGGTCAACGGCACCGAATCGCACTCGGGCCTCGGCTCCGCCTTCGAGAGCGCCTGGAAGACCGCCGCCAAGGACGCCGCGTTCCAGACCGCGCAGAACGACGAGCGCGACCGGGTGTACTTCAACCCGGCCGTCAACCAGGCCAAGTCCGACGGGCTGCGCGCGCTCGGCCAGTTCGCCTACTACGACGCGATCGTGATGCACGGCCCGGGCGACGACAGCACCAGCTTCGGCGGCATCCGCAAGACCGCCATGAAGAAGGCCAAGACCCCCGCCCAGGGCGGAAACGAGACGACGTACCTCAATGCCTTCCTCGACGCCCGCAAGGCCGCGATGAAGACCGAGGAGGCGCACAGCGACACCAGCCGTGTCGACACCGAACAGCGCGTCTTCCTCCAGAAGGGCAACTTCGACCTCAACCCGCCGCTGAGCTGGAAGGTCTACGGCGACAGCTACAACATCGCCAACTGA
- a CDS encoding cupin domain-containing protein, with amino-acid sequence MTSHAHHPPQPDPARTPERTTETGPGSGPGSGPGSASAAALDGFHPDLPDPGPAAGADSSLPLHARLHHIRAGSLDGDTAQTGGMRRFAAISGRTVGSERIWMGQTHVAPATASSDHHHGASETAIHVVSGHPEFVFLDESNGVREEVRLRTSPGDYIFVPPFVPHREENPSDDEEAVVVIARSTQEAVVVNLPGLYVLGDPGTEAAP; translated from the coding sequence ATGACCTCGCACGCGCACCACCCTCCGCAGCCGGATCCGGCACGCACGCCGGAACGGACGACGGAAACCGGCCCCGGATCCGGCCCCGGATCCGGCCCCGGATCCGCGTCGGCCGCCGCTCTCGACGGCTTCCACCCGGATCTGCCCGACCCCGGTCCCGCGGCGGGAGCCGACAGCTCACTGCCGCTGCACGCCCGGCTGCACCACATCCGTGCCGGCTCCCTCGACGGCGACACCGCGCAGACCGGCGGCATGCGCCGCTTCGCCGCCATCAGCGGCCGCACGGTCGGTTCAGAACGCATCTGGATGGGGCAGACGCACGTCGCCCCCGCCACCGCGTCCTCCGACCACCACCACGGCGCCTCCGAGACCGCGATCCATGTCGTCAGCGGCCACCCCGAGTTCGTCTTCCTGGACGAGTCGAACGGCGTCAGGGAAGAGGTCAGGCTGCGCACCTCCCCCGGCGACTACATCTTCGTGCCGCCCTTCGTCCCGCACCGCGAGGAGAACCCGAGCGACGACGAGGAGGCCGTCGTCGTGATCGCCCGCAGCACCCAGGAGGCGGTCGTCGTCAACCTCCCGGGGCTGTACGTCCTGGGCGACCCGGGCACCGAAGCGGCGCCTTGA
- a CDS encoding rod shape-determining protein translates to MTLPQLLNVFTSRQQTDSPVPHGASGALDLVVDLGTATTRVHSRNGPVSEGASVVAVRTGTNKVLAIGEDARKMLGRTPPGIVATSPLRHGAITEFEAASRLLWHVLGRRRQWTAWAPPRVMVTVPVLATSVERRALQDALHAAGARQVRMLPKPMAAALGAGLPVWDGDGCMVVDVGAGTTDVAGFAFGSMVASSSTAAAGDTFDEVIAAHLESRHGLALGVRWAQDIKTELSGTAGAPGPASLSVTGRDGETGRPRTVQVTRAELTEVVAPYVRMIAETVGAVLEQSPASVADDIARQGLVLTGGGSLMGGLRELLAELVGMPVLPAADPMSSAILGARKYLTEAKFLPQQMLPV, encoded by the coding sequence ATGACGCTCCCTCAGCTGCTGAACGTCTTCACCAGCCGGCAGCAGACCGACTCGCCCGTCCCGCACGGGGCCTCCGGCGCCCTCGACCTGGTGGTGGACCTGGGAACGGCGACCACCCGGGTGCACAGCAGGAACGGCCCGGTGAGCGAGGGCGCCTCGGTGGTGGCCGTACGCACCGGGACCAACAAAGTGCTGGCGATCGGCGAGGACGCCCGGAAGATGCTCGGCCGCACCCCGCCCGGCATCGTGGCCACCTCCCCGCTGCGCCACGGGGCGATCACCGAGTTCGAGGCGGCGTCGCGGCTGCTGTGGCACGTGCTGGGACGCAGACGGCAGTGGACGGCGTGGGCGCCGCCCCGGGTGATGGTCACGGTCCCGGTCCTGGCCACTTCGGTGGAGCGCCGGGCGCTGCAGGACGCGCTGCACGCGGCCGGCGCCCGGCAGGTGCGGATGCTGCCCAAGCCGATGGCCGCCGCGCTCGGCGCCGGGCTGCCGGTGTGGGACGGCGACGGGTGCATGGTCGTCGATGTCGGAGCGGGCACCACCGACGTGGCCGGGTTCGCCTTCGGCAGCATGGTCGCGTCGTCGTCCACCGCAGCGGCCGGAGACACCTTCGACGAGGTGATCGCCGCGCACCTGGAGAGCCGGCACGGGCTGGCGCTCGGCGTCCGCTGGGCGCAGGACATCAAGACCGAACTGAGCGGCACCGCCGGCGCCCCGGGCCCGGCCTCGCTGTCGGTGACCGGCCGCGACGGCGAGACCGGGCGGCCCCGTACGGTACAGGTGACCAGGGCCGAGCTGACCGAGGTCGTCGCGCCCTACGTCCGGATGATCGCCGAGACGGTCGGCGCGGTACTCGAACAGAGCCCCGCCAGCGTCGCCGACGACATCGCGCGCCAGGGTCTGGTGCTGACCGGTGGCGGCTCGCTCATGGGCGGCCTGCGCGAACTGCTCGCCGAACTGGTCGGCATGCCGGTCCTCCCGGCGGCCGATCCGATGTCCTCCGCGATCCTCGGTGCCCGCAAGTACCTCACCGAGGCGAAGTTCCTGCCCCAACAGATGCTCCCGGTCTGA
- a CDS encoding SDR family oxidoreductase, with translation MHQPGPVSDSTAVPPFPATGRRVLVSGASRGLGRALAQAFAANGDRVAVHYGSRREEAAETLAELPGTGHVLLGADLADPAATARLAADAAAALGGIDVLVNNAAVNTPHPPATTGYEEWTDAWQRHVAVNLLGTANLSHLAAHRMIASGTGGRIVNIGSRGAFRGEPDHPAYGATKAAVHALGQSLAVALAPHGIAVASVAPGFIETDRVAHRLAGAGGEAIRAQSPFGRVAAPAEIAAAALWLASPAALWASGTVLDVNGASYLRT, from the coding sequence ATGCACCAGCCCGGCCCGGTATCCGATTCCACCGCTGTCCCGCCGTTCCCCGCCACCGGCCGCCGCGTGCTGGTCAGCGGCGCCTCGCGCGGCCTCGGCAGGGCGCTCGCCCAGGCCTTCGCGGCCAACGGCGACCGGGTGGCGGTGCACTACGGATCGCGCCGCGAGGAGGCGGCGGAGACCCTGGCGGAGCTGCCGGGCACGGGCCATGTCCTGCTGGGCGCCGATCTCGCCGACCCGGCGGCGACGGCCCGGCTGGCGGCCGACGCGGCCGCCGCACTGGGCGGCATCGACGTCCTGGTGAACAACGCGGCCGTCAACACCCCGCACCCGCCCGCGACCACCGGCTACGAGGAGTGGACCGACGCCTGGCAGCGGCATGTCGCCGTCAACCTGCTCGGCACGGCCAACCTCAGTCATCTCGCCGCGCACCGGATGATCGCCTCGGGCACCGGCGGCCGCATCGTCAACATCGGCTCGCGCGGGGCCTTCCGCGGTGAGCCGGACCATCCCGCCTACGGCGCGACGAAGGCGGCGGTCCACGCGCTGGGCCAGTCCCTGGCCGTCGCGCTGGCGCCGCACGGCATCGCCGTGGCGTCCGTCGCGCCCGGCTTCATCGAGACCGACCGGGTCGCCCACCGGCTGGCCGGAGCCGGCGGCGAGGCGATCCGTGCGCAGAGCCCGTTCGGCCGGGTCGCCGCGCCCGCCGAGATCGCGGCCGCCGCCCTGTGGCTCGCGTCGCCCGCGGCCCTGTGGGCCTCCGGAACCGTCCTGGACGTCAACGGCGCCTCCTACCTGCGGACCTGA
- a CDS encoding DsbA family protein: MTRGTGTTLEIVEFTDPACPWAWGSEPTFRRLRHALSGAEEAGHVSWRRVCGILFDEGDDPAPDPEAEARWYREFVAGIAEHTAAPFAHRLERVAVSSWPASLAAKSAEAQGALVAERVLRRLRESTFVVGTPADSERGVRETVTGVPELDPERLLRDMRDPATVLAVRRDWRETRAPARCVLETDGPGPHGGRAKLVNGRHRYALPTLRLTGPGGSVHVPGWRPYAEYADAVLRAAPGITLSADLMAADEALERYRTLTEAELRLLTGDGRAPGGAVRIVTGNGPLWLHPDEARTHPAVSGVA; this comes from the coding sequence GTGACGCGTGGCACCGGAACGACCCTGGAGATCGTGGAGTTCACCGATCCGGCCTGCCCCTGGGCCTGGGGTTCGGAACCCACATTCCGCAGGCTGCGGCACGCGCTGAGCGGCGCGGAGGAGGCCGGGCACGTCTCCTGGCGCCGGGTCTGCGGAATCCTCTTCGACGAGGGCGACGACCCCGCTCCCGACCCCGAGGCGGAGGCACGCTGGTACCGGGAGTTCGTCGCGGGGATCGCCGAGCACACCGCCGCGCCGTTCGCGCACCGGCTGGAGCGCGTGGCCGTCAGCAGCTGGCCGGCGTCGCTCGCGGCGAAGTCGGCCGAGGCGCAGGGCGCACTGGTCGCGGAGCGGGTGCTGCGACGGCTGCGCGAGTCCACGTTCGTCGTCGGGACGCCCGCGGACAGCGAACGCGGTGTGCGGGAGACCGTCACCGGGGTGCCCGAACTCGATCCGGAGCGGCTGCTGCGGGACATGCGGGATCCGGCCACCGTACTGGCGGTCCGCCGGGACTGGCGGGAGACCCGCGCCCCGGCGCGCTGTGTGCTGGAGACCGACGGGCCGGGACCGCACGGCGGCCGGGCGAAGTTGGTCAACGGCCGGCACCGCTACGCCCTGCCGACCCTGCGGCTGACCGGACCCGGCGGCAGCGTCCATGTGCCCGGCTGGCGGCCCTACGCGGAGTACGCGGACGCGGTCCTGCGGGCCGCGCCCGGGATCACACTGTCCGCGGACCTGATGGCCGCGGACGAGGCGCTGGAGCGCTACCGCACCCTGACCGAGGCGGAACTGCGCCTGCTCACCGGGGATGGCCGGGCGCCCGGGGGCGCGGTGCGGATCGTGACGGGGAACGGGCCGCTGTGGCTGCACCCGGACGAGGCGCGTACCCACCCGGCGGTGTCGGGGGTGGCGTGA
- a CDS encoding rod shape-determining protein: protein MTLAPVLERLRRCTVAVDLGADRTRVYLRGHGLIADEPSVVAFDTERGEVVAIGTTAEQLTGRAPEHVLVIKPVAGGMVVDVEMARRLLRHVAGSRLRRARLRTPVLRAALSLPYDAPPVARRTAFETLAGLGLRRVELVDSLLAAAVGCGLPVEYPEAAMIVLANADSTQVAVLSMGTVVAAETVPVGSDTIDRAVVEYFRGHHELAPSVQTVQSLREAIGGTAPAAAADIELNGRDIVSGLARSVTADAQAARDAMRGPLRPILDGVSMVLRRCPPDLVVDIADSGLTLGGSISRMPGLDSLLRSATGLRVQIAEHPDGCVARGMGAMMEGRILPARQSVAVR, encoded by the coding sequence ATGACCCTGGCGCCGGTTCTGGAGCGCTTGCGACGGTGCACCGTCGCCGTGGACCTGGGAGCCGACAGGACCCGGGTCTACCTGAGGGGCCACGGCCTGATCGCCGACGAGCCCAGTGTCGTCGCGTTCGACACCGAGCGCGGCGAGGTGGTCGCGATCGGCACCACCGCGGAGCAGCTGACCGGCCGTGCGCCGGAGCACGTGCTCGTCATCAAGCCGGTGGCGGGCGGCATGGTGGTCGACGTCGAGATGGCGCGGCGCCTGCTCCGGCACGTGGCCGGGTCGAGACTGCGCCGGGCCAGGCTGCGCACCCCGGTGCTCAGGGCCGCCCTGAGCCTTCCCTACGACGCTCCACCGGTCGCGCGCCGCACTGCGTTCGAGACGCTGGCGGGGCTCGGACTGCGCCGTGTCGAGCTGGTCGACTCGCTGCTCGCGGCGGCCGTCGGCTGCGGACTGCCCGTGGAGTACCCGGAAGCGGCGATGATCGTGCTGGCGAACGCCGACAGTACGCAGGTGGCGGTGCTCTCCATGGGCACGGTGGTGGCCGCCGAGACCGTCCCGGTGGGAAGCGACACCATCGACCGTGCCGTCGTGGAGTACTTCCGGGGCCACCATGAACTGGCGCCCTCCGTCCAGACCGTGCAGTCGCTGCGCGAGGCCATCGGCGGTACCGCCCCCGCGGCCGCGGCCGACATCGAGCTGAACGGCCGGGACATCGTCAGCGGCCTGGCCCGCTCGGTGACGGCCGACGCCCAGGCGGCACGGGACGCCATGCGCGGCCCGCTGCGCCCGATCCTCGACGGGGTCAGCATGGTCCTGCGGCGCTGCCCGCCGGACCTGGTGGTCGACATCGCGGACAGCGGACTCACGCTCGGCGGCTCCATCTCCCGGATGCCGGGCCTGGACTCCCTGCTCCGGTCGGCCACCGGGCTGCGGGTGCAGATCGCGGAACATCCGGACGGGTGTGTGGCGCGGGGCATGGGCGCGATGATGGAGGGCCGGATCCTTCCGGCGCGCCAGAGCGTGGCGGTGAGGTAA
- a CDS encoding Rrf2 family transcriptional regulator, whose translation MHISAKTDYAVRALVELAADGGRPLTCEGIASSQEIPFRFLKSVFGDLRRAGLVRSQRGCEGGYWLGRDAGLITLAEVMVAVDGDFMTLRGERLDALDYPGAARQLPSVWRAVQAAAEDLLGRITVAELLDGGAAAGPGPVDLFAPRAGAVAPA comes from the coding sequence ATGCACATCTCGGCCAAGACGGACTACGCGGTGCGGGCGCTCGTGGAGCTCGCCGCCGACGGCGGGAGGCCGCTGACCTGTGAGGGCATCGCCTCCTCGCAGGAGATTCCGTTCCGTTTCCTGAAGTCCGTCTTCGGCGATCTGCGCCGGGCGGGACTGGTCCGCAGCCAGCGCGGCTGCGAGGGCGGTTACTGGCTCGGCCGTGACGCCGGGCTGATCACCCTGGCCGAGGTGATGGTCGCGGTCGACGGCGACTTCATGACCCTGCGCGGCGAGCGCCTGGACGCACTGGACTATCCGGGCGCGGCCCGGCAGCTGCCCTCGGTGTGGCGCGCGGTCCAGGCGGCGGCGGAGGACCTGCTCGGGCGGATCACCGTCGCCGAGCTGCTGGACGGGGGAGCGGCGGCCGGGCCGGGGCCGGTGGACCTGTTCGCGCCGCGCGCGGGTGCGGTGGCACCGGCGTGA
- a CDS encoding rod shape-determining protein, giving the protein MTDSLHDLRRCTLAIDLGAARTRVYAKRAGLIVDEPSLVAVDIRNGRLVAVGGLAERMAGRTAEYVRVVRPFSGGTVVDVDMGILMLRQLLGDKARRAWLRQSKPRIAAAVPFGAGPQARRILSETLTDLGARQVELVHAPLAAAVGSSIPVGQPEGSMIVICGASETQVAVLSFGGIIAGEVLPVGGNAMDDAVLEHLRIHHDLILPHQGLLPLHQVLSEAVAEPQSNTEVHGKDVSSGLARSLNLETGGVRDAMRDPLSALVSGIGRVLRRCPPDLVVDIADRGIILTGGSAVLPGLDTMLGAATGMPVHITKDPALSTVLGLGMMIESAEATEPAAEEVAEIRPESAVRAASQELA; this is encoded by the coding sequence GTGACCGACAGCTTGCACGATCTGCGCCGCTGTACCTTGGCGATCGATCTGGGGGCTGCACGGACTCGCGTCTATGCCAAGCGCGCCGGACTGATCGTCGACGAACCGAGCCTGGTGGCCGTCGACATCCGCAACGGGCGCCTTGTCGCGGTAGGCGGCCTGGCCGAGCGCATGGCCGGCCGTACCGCCGAATACGTGCGCGTGGTCCGTCCGTTCTCCGGCGGAACCGTCGTCGATGTGGACATGGGCATCCTGATGCTGCGCCAGCTCCTCGGCGACAAGGCGCGCAGGGCCTGGCTCCGTCAGTCCAAGCCGCGGATAGCGGCGGCCGTCCCGTTCGGCGCCGGACCACAGGCGCGCCGGATCCTGTCCGAGACGCTGACGGACCTCGGCGCCCGGCAGGTGGAACTCGTCCACGCCCCGCTCGCCGCCGCGGTGGGCTCCTCGATCCCGGTCGGACAGCCCGAAGGCAGCATGATCGTGATCTGCGGTGCGTCCGAGACCCAGGTCGCGGTGCTCTCCTTCGGCGGGATCATCGCCGGCGAGGTCCTCCCGGTCGGGGGGAACGCCATGGACGACGCGGTGCTCGAACACCTGCGGATCCACCACGATCTGATACTCCCGCACCAGGGGCTGCTGCCCCTGCACCAGGTGCTGTCCGAAGCGGTGGCGGAGCCGCAGTCGAACACCGAGGTGCACGGCAAGGACGTGTCCAGCGGACTCGCCCGCTCGCTGAACCTGGAGACCGGCGGGGTGCGGGACGCGATGCGCGATCCGCTGTCCGCGCTGGTGAGCGGCATCGGCCGGGTGCTGCGGCGCTGCCCGCCGGACCTGGTGGTCGACATCGCCGACCGCGGCATCATCCTCACCGGCGGCAGCGCCGTGCTGCCCGGCCTCGACACCATGCTGGGTGCCGCGACCGGTATGCCGGTGCACATCACGAAGGACCCCGCGCTCTCCACGGTGCTGGGTCTGGGCATGATGATCGAATCTGCCGAGGCCACCGAACCCGCCGCGGAGGAAGTGGCCGAGATCCGGCCGGAGAGCGCTGTGCGGGCGGCGAGCCAGGAGCTCGCATGA